A part of Bacillus thuringiensis genomic DNA contains:
- a CDS encoding ArsR/SmtB family transcription factor yields MAGNKVEAPQETCSQTIIHEEVVDQVKQTIPTDESLSKVAELFKVLGDRTRTRILHALFEAEMCVCDLAYLLGMTQSSISHQLRVLKQAKLVKNRKEGKVVYYSLADQHVIHIFEQAFEHVNEEE; encoded by the coding sequence ATGGCTGGAAATAAAGTAGAAGCACCACAAGAAACATGTTCTCAAACGATAATTCATGAAGAAGTTGTTGATCAAGTAAAACAAACTATTCCAACTGATGAAAGTTTAAGTAAAGTAGCAGAATTATTTAAAGTATTAGGTGACCGTACACGTACAAGAATATTACATGCGTTATTTGAAGCTGAAATGTGTGTTTGTGATTTAGCGTATTTATTGGGAATGACACAATCATCTATTTCACACCAGCTTCGTGTGTTAAAGCAAGCGAAACTTGTAAAGAATCGTAAAGAAGGAAAGGTCGTTTACTATTCGTTAGCTGACCAGCACGTAATTCATATCTTCGAGCAAGCGTTTGAACACGTAAACGAGGAAGAATAA